The following nucleotide sequence is from Solanum dulcamara chromosome 7, daSolDulc1.2, whole genome shotgun sequence.
TCATTATTTTCGAAGGAGTTCAATTATATAGTTATTCAATACTTAGTAGACATTGCTAGTGGAGTATTTAGGTAGTTGAAGATCTTGTCTCGACACCTATCTTCAATTCATTAGAGGTCTCACAGACAAGCCAGTCAAGTcattattttaagatgttttcaaacacatatattattattattattcagatTTTTAGATAAAGTCGTTGAGatgattttgtttttatttaatcattGTGATGCTCATCCTTTAAATTGTTTCCGCATAAGTTGTTTAGTCTTCCATATAGTAATAAGTCAGAACAATGATTTTGAATGCTAATTAGGTCCAGGATGTAGGCTCGGAGCATGACCACTAAGTTAGCTATCTCATGTGTTGTCCAAATATTGAGTCAGTTTGTTTCATCTCCTACCCATATTCATTATTTGGCCTTGCTCCATTAGATTTGATATGTCTGGGGATGATTCATTCCATCTTCCTCTGTATGTCAATTAAAGAGCTATTCTAACGTTGATTGTGATGGTTGTCCGAATTCTAAAAGATCCATAATAGGATGGTGTATGTTTATCGACTCTTCATTGAATTTTTGAAAGTGTTAAAAGTAGACTCACACATTCGAGTCTATTATTGAGGTTGAATATTGCTCGTTGTCAGTTGATAGCTCATAAATCGTTGGCTATGAAGGATTATACTTGATTTAGGGGCAACCTTCATTGGTCCCTCCTACCCATATGATTATTTGGCTCGTGTTGTCCAAGTAATGACTTGACTAGCTCATGTGTTGTCCAAGTATTGAGTCCAGTTGTTATATCTCCTACCCATATGATTATTTGGCCTCGCTCCATGTGATTCGATATGTCTAGGAGACAGTCTCCCGTGGCTTATTATTTCCATCTTCCTCTACGTGTCAATTAAAGAGGTATTGTGACGCTGACTGGGCTTGTTGTCTAAATTCTAAAAGACCCATAACAAGATGGTGTATGTTCATCGACTCCTCGTTGATTTTCTTAAAGTGTTAAAAGTAGACTCGCATATTCAAGTCTACTATTGAGGCTGAATATCGCTCGTTATCAGTTGTTGGCTCACATATCTTTTGTCTATGCAGGATTCTACCTGATTTAGGGGCAACATTCATTGAtccttccatattacatactgATAATACCAGTGTTATTCAAATTATCTAACAACCCGATTAATAGAGAGAACACAAAACATATCGATGTGAGCTATTATTATATTGGGGAGTTTATTTCCAATAAGACTCTCACTATTcaacatgatcaattgattgaTGTAAACAAATGCTATGATGTGATTACATCATCCGTTTCTTCTCTCAAAATTGTTGCTATATGATTCTCTGCATCAACTGGAGGGGTATGTTAGTTTATGATTGAATAATAACTCATAttaaaatattgtataaattggcTAGATATTATTGTATCGTAGAATTAATTAGCCAAATATTTTATAGCTTAATTATACACATAATTAGCTAGGTGTAAGTACTAATAAgtcatataaatattattatctGTTCCAACGTATATTATTCAATAAATAAGATTGTAACAATATATACCAAGGCTATGACGTGATTATGCCGTCCATTTCTTATTTCCAATTTGTTGCTCTGTGAAACTCCGCATCAATTTGAGGGGATGCTAGCATATGGTTGAGTAACAACCCATATTGAAATATTGTATTAATTGGTTAGATATTTATTGTATTGTAAAATTAAATAGCCAAATGTTCTTTAGCTTAATTATAAACATAATTAATTAGCTAAGTTTAAGTAGCATTGAATTGTAAAAACATATTTTCTGTTTCAATGTTTATTGTTCAGTAAATAAGATTGTAACAATTCTTTCGTACCGTCGTTATTCAATCCTATTAGACTATTGACAAATTAGGGAAGACAAAAAGAGAGGATAGATTCTTTATTGAGTTCTCTAAAGTGTCCATGACAGCACACAAATCATATTTGTTCCCACTcacaaaaagagaagagaaaaataaatagatattCTGGGCCCTGCCCCACTAAAGCCCAACAAACTCGAATTAAATTACATCAACCATTGGATAAGATTCAGAATCATAAAGGGCCTGTTGCTCACCGGACTTGGGCTTCTTACAGTTGTTCTTGATAGCCGTCAGCTCATACGGCGAAACATCAGTGGCGAGCCACTGGTCCACATTGAACaactgctggttgcattgtttgTGAGCTCCGGTAACGGTGACTTCCACGTATTTACAGTACCATCCATGGTGTGGGCCTGTACCATCGGAAGTCAAGTTCATTTTACAGATCTGCCCATTCAAACATGGACCCTTCCCACTGAAGATATCCAAGTTTCCCCTTTCGAAATAGTTGTAACCTGGACCCATAAGCCCACCCCATGCCTCTATGTTCTTGATTCTAAGTCCATAACCATCGGCATCGTAGagagtaaagctaatgtttgaATCGGTTCCAGCCTTTATGATTGAGCCAGTG
It contains:
- the LOC129895051 gene encoding PLAT domain-containing protein 3-like translates to MGVAQVNQIWFHLMIILLCISISSIAADDCVYTAYIRTGSIIKAGTDSNISFTLYDADGYGLRIKNIEAWGGLMGPGYNYFERGNLDIFSGKGPCLNGQICKMNLTSDGTGPHHGWYCKYVEVTVTGAHKQCNQQLFNVDQWLATDVSPYELTAIKNNCKKPKSGEQQALYDSESYPMVDVI